The Populus nigra chromosome 14, ddPopNigr1.1, whole genome shotgun sequence genome has a segment encoding these proteins:
- the LOC133673178 gene encoding uncharacterized protein LOC133673178, with translation MGKNQAYKAMQRARLGSSSGGPEEIEDGMVDGSFHSPEWHAARLASLNTTHTVTWEEYKKKQKEDEMRKGELEADKDRMMREYRAQLDAERARKLAHGRNHSGSKSSHQKDRKDRDSKKRSSKKRKHSRQRSDDSSSSSSSSDSSSSEDERESKRSKSRSRKTKEKKRKSRTKHSSIDDEEAAGPVPLSKFFGSLKN, from the exons ATGGGTAAAAATCAAGCTTACAAAGCTATGCAAAGAGCCAGGCTTGGCTCCAGCTCTGGTGGTCCTGAAGAGATTGAAGATGGCATG GTGGATGGTTCTTTTCATTCACCAGAGTGGCATGCTGCTCGTTTGGCCAGCCTTAATACAACTCACACAGTAACCTGGGAAGAGTACAAGAAAAAGCAAAAG GAGGATGAAATGAGGAAGGGGGAACTAGAAGCAGATAAGGATAGAATGATGAGGGAGTACCGAGCTCAATTGGATGCTGAAAGGGCACGCAAACTTGCTCATGGCCGGAATCACTCTGGTAGCAAATCTAGTCATCAAAAGG ATAGAAAGGACAGAGATTCAAAGAAACGCAgcagtaaaaaaagaaag CATTCGAGGCAGAGATCGGATGATTCTAGCTCCTCCAGTTCATCCTCGGATTCTTCAAGTAGTGAAGATGAGAGGGAATCAAAAAGATCAAAGTCAAGGTCCAGAAAAACGAAGGAAAAGAAGCGCAAGTCAAGAACCAAGCACTCCAGTATTGATGATGAAGAGGCTGCTGGGCCTGTGCCACTTTCTAAATTCTTTGGAAGCTTGAAGAACTGA
- the LOC133673177 gene encoding mitogen-activated protein kinase homolog MMK1, whose product MDGGGTADTEMSDAPQQEQAPPQPMGGGGGGGGGGGMENIPATLSHGGRFIQYNIFGNIFEVTAKYKPPIMPIGKGAYGIVCSALNSETNEHVAIKKIANAFDNKIDAKRTLREIKLLRHMDHENVVAIRDIIPPPQRESFNDVYIAYELMDTDLHQIIRSNQVLSEEHCQYFLYQILRGLKYIHSANVLHRDLKPSNLLLNANCDLKICDFGLARVTSETDFMTEYVVTRWYRAPELLLNSSDYTAAIDVWSVGCVFMELMDRKPLFPGRDHVHQLRLLMELIGTPSEAELGFLNENAKRYIRQLPLHRRQSFTEKFPTVHPAAIDLIEKMLTFDPRQRITVEEALAHPYLTSLHDISDEPICMTPFSFDFEQHALTEEQMKELIYREALAFNPEYQN is encoded by the exons ATGGACGGTGGAGGTACGGCGGATACAGAGATGTCGGATGCCCCGCAACAAGAGCAGGCTCCACCACAACCTatgggaggaggaggaggaggaggaggaggtggagggATGGAGAATATACCGGCAACGTTGAGTCATGGAGGGAGGTttatacaatataatatatttggaaatatatttgAAGTTACTGCTAAGTATAAACCTCCTATTATGCCTATTGGTAAAGGGGCTTATGGCATCGTCTG TTCGGCTTTGAATTCTGAGACAAATGAGCATGTGGCAATAAAGAAGATAGCAAATGCGTTTGATAATAAGATTGATGCAAAGAGGACACTTCGCGAGATCAAGTTGCTTCGCCACATGGATCATGAAAAT GTTGTGGCAATCAGGGATATAATTCCTCCACCGCAGAGGGAATCGTTTAATGATGTTTATATTGCATATGAGCTAATGGACACTGACCTGCATCAGATCATTCGCTCCAATCAAGTATTATCAGAAGAGCACTGTCAG TATTTCCTGTATCAGATACTCCGTGGATTGAAATATATACATTCTGCAAACGTCCTGCATAGAGATTTAAAACCTAGCAATCTCCTCCTGAATGCTAATTGTGACTTGAAGATATGTGATTTTGGTCTGGCTCGTGTCACCTCGGAAACTGATTTCATGACAGAATATGTTGTTACAAGATGGTATCGAGCACCAGAGCTGCTCTTGAACTCCTCAGATTACACTGCAGCTATTGATGTGTGGTCAGTGGGTTGTGTGTTCATGGAGCTGATGGATCGAAAGCCCCTATTTCCTGGCCGAGATCATGTGCATCAGCTTCGTTTGCTTATGGAG CTGATTGGCACCCCATCAGAGGCTGAGTTGggttttttgaatgaaaatgcaAAGAGATACATTCGGCAACTGCCACTTCATCGCCGTCAGTCATTCACTGAAAAGTTCCCAACTGTCCACCCGGCAGCTATTGATCTTATTGAAAAGAtgttaacttttgatcccagaCAGAGGATTACTG TTGAGGAAGCACTTGCTCATCCATACCTAACATCGCTTCACGACATCAGTGATGAACCAATCTGCATGACCCCCTTCAGCTTTGACTTTGAGCAGCATGCACTGACTGAAGAACAGATGAAGGAACTTATTTATCGGGAAGCTCTTGCATTCAACCCTGAATACCAGAACTAG
- the LOC133672678 gene encoding dihydroorotase, mitochondrial isoform X2, with protein sequence MELTITQPDDWHLHLRDGELLQAVVPHSASFFGRAIVMPNLKPPITSTAAAVAYRESILKALPADSDFSPLMTLYLTDTTSPREIKLARESGVVFAVKLYPAGATTNSQDGVTDLFGKCLPVLEEMAEQNMPLLVHGEVTDPNVDVFDREKVFIDTILQPLIQRLPQLKVVMEHITTMEAVRFVESCSYGSVAATVTPQHLLLNRNAIFQGGLQPHNYCLPVLKREIHRQAIVSAVTSGNKKFFLGTDSAPHEKRRKECPCGCAGIYNAPVAISLYAKVFEEAGALDKLEAFTSFNGPDFYGLPRNTSKIKLTRTPWKVPESFSFSFGDIVPMSAGETLEWQPSSI encoded by the exons ATGGAGCTTACTATAACTCAACCTGATGATTGGCATCTTCATTTACGTGATGGTGAACTTCTTCAAGCTGTTGTCCCTCAcag TGCTAGTTTTTTTGGGAGGGCGATTGTGATGCCAAATTTGAAGCCTCCTATTACTTcaactgctgctgctgttgcttaCCGTGAATCTATCTTGAAAGCATTGCCTGCCGATAGTGATTTTAGTCCATTGATGACACTTTATTTGACAGATACTACAAGCCCTCGTGAGATCAAGCTTGCAA GAGAAAGTGGAGTAGTTTTTGCTGTGAAGTTGTATCCTGCTGGGGCTACAACAAATTCTCAAGATGGTGTTACTGATCTTTTTGGAAAATGTCTACCTGTGCTAGAGGAGATGGCTGAGCAGAATATGCCCTTACTG GTTCATGGAGAAGTTACAGATCCCAATGTTGATGTGTTTGATCGTGAAAAAGTCTTCATTGACACTATTTTACAGCCTTTAATCCAAAGGCTTCCACAGCTAAAGGTTGTAATGGAGCATATCACTACAATGGAAGCTGTTAGGTTTGTCGAGTCTTGTAGTTATG GATCTGTGGCGGCAACTGTTACTCCACAGCATCTACTTCTCAATAGAAATGCTATCTTTCAAGGAGGATTGCAGCCACACAATTACTGCCTTCCAGTGCTCAAACGAGAAATTCACA GGCAGGCTATTGTTTCAGCTGTGACTAgtggaaataaaaaattcttcctTGGAACTGACAGCGCACCGCATGAGAAACGAAGGAAAGAATGTCCTTGTGGATGTGCTGGAATTTATAATGCCCCTGTTGCTATATCACTATATGCCAAGGTTTTTGAAGAG GCTGGTGCACTTGACAAGCTGGAGGCATTTACAAGCTTTAATGGACCAGATTTCTATGGACTTCCAAGAAACACCTCAAAGATCAAACTGACTAGGACTCCATGGAAGGTTCCAGAGTCTTTCTCATTTTCATTTGGAGATATTGTTCCAATGTCTGCAGGTGAAACACTTGAGTGGCAGCCATCCTCCATTTGA
- the LOC133672678 gene encoding dihydroorotase, mitochondrial isoform X1 — MLAFGTIKTTVLSFKVLKLPSSKIEGSRQLKCKASKMELTITQPDDWHLHLRDGELLQAVVPHSASFFGRAIVMPNLKPPITSTAAAVAYRESILKALPADSDFSPLMTLYLTDTTSPREIKLARESGVVFAVKLYPAGATTNSQDGVTDLFGKCLPVLEEMAEQNMPLLVHGEVTDPNVDVFDREKVFIDTILQPLIQRLPQLKVVMEHITTMEAVRFVESCSYGSVAATVTPQHLLLNRNAIFQGGLQPHNYCLPVLKREIHRQAIVSAVTSGNKKFFLGTDSAPHEKRRKECPCGCAGIYNAPVAISLYAKVFEEAGALDKLEAFTSFNGPDFYGLPRNTSKIKLTRTPWKVPESFSFSFGDIVPMSAGETLEWQPSSI, encoded by the exons atgttGGCATTTGGAACGATAAAGACTACAGTTTTATCAttcaaa GTACTGAAACTCCCATCTTCAAAAATTGAAGGATCTAGGCAGTTAAAGTGTAAAGCTTCAAAAATGGAGCTTACTATAACTCAACCTGATGATTGGCATCTTCATTTACGTGATGGTGAACTTCTTCAAGCTGTTGTCCCTCAcag TGCTAGTTTTTTTGGGAGGGCGATTGTGATGCCAAATTTGAAGCCTCCTATTACTTcaactgctgctgctgttgcttaCCGTGAATCTATCTTGAAAGCATTGCCTGCCGATAGTGATTTTAGTCCATTGATGACACTTTATTTGACAGATACTACAAGCCCTCGTGAGATCAAGCTTGCAA GAGAAAGTGGAGTAGTTTTTGCTGTGAAGTTGTATCCTGCTGGGGCTACAACAAATTCTCAAGATGGTGTTACTGATCTTTTTGGAAAATGTCTACCTGTGCTAGAGGAGATGGCTGAGCAGAATATGCCCTTACTG GTTCATGGAGAAGTTACAGATCCCAATGTTGATGTGTTTGATCGTGAAAAAGTCTTCATTGACACTATTTTACAGCCTTTAATCCAAAGGCTTCCACAGCTAAAGGTTGTAATGGAGCATATCACTACAATGGAAGCTGTTAGGTTTGTCGAGTCTTGTAGTTATG GATCTGTGGCGGCAACTGTTACTCCACAGCATCTACTTCTCAATAGAAATGCTATCTTTCAAGGAGGATTGCAGCCACACAATTACTGCCTTCCAGTGCTCAAACGAGAAATTCACA GGCAGGCTATTGTTTCAGCTGTGACTAgtggaaataaaaaattcttcctTGGAACTGACAGCGCACCGCATGAGAAACGAAGGAAAGAATGTCCTTGTGGATGTGCTGGAATTTATAATGCCCCTGTTGCTATATCACTATATGCCAAGGTTTTTGAAGAG GCTGGTGCACTTGACAAGCTGGAGGCATTTACAAGCTTTAATGGACCAGATTTCTATGGACTTCCAAGAAACACCTCAAAGATCAAACTGACTAGGACTCCATGGAAGGTTCCAGAGTCTTTCTCATTTTCATTTGGAGATATTGTTCCAATGTCTGCAGGTGAAACACTTGAGTGGCAGCCATCCTCCATTTGA